In Tachysurus fulvidraco isolate hzauxx_2018 chromosome 1, HZAU_PFXX_2.0, whole genome shotgun sequence, a single window of DNA contains:
- the LOC113643288 gene encoding low affinity immunoglobulin gamma Fc region receptor II-c-like isoform X2 → MTQFSDPVKITVRVRPKPVASMNPDNQVFSGDTVTLRCDIQDESVSSWQYSWYKDTSHSPVSSEQVYSISGVEVTHTGTYTCRGTERGGSRSSHSSDVITLTVSERPQAVLSVSPHSWLTEGDSVTLSCEVTDSSTDWTFSWYTVVPYRDGLTGINNNRGYIVYVELLSDSSRGSGGKYTLSPAALKHTGVYMCRGERGEPAFYTQYSNLQPLWITGESPPVSLIINPSRTQHFTNDSLSLSCEDQSKSTGWTVRRYTHSERVLDCSHWGSVTGSTCNISFLSTSYTGVYWCESESGENSNPVNITVHDGDVILESPVHPVTEGHPLTLRCLYHNPNPSNLRADFYKDGSVLQNQTTGEMIIQTVSKSDEGFYHCEHPERGESLKSWVSVRLSGPISNDGTLGLVVGLGFLFIAFLILMMLLWSYKRKKEKQKTNQTSEQNQNQSGAEDSQSGHTPLQAGSANIYDTVDESAMRGTGEAAAEINKAIYTQVKRKKKSNRNNGAENDVTYAEIELKPMLKTKRIKGIVLL, encoded by the exons ATGACACAATTCAGTGATCCTGTCAAGATAACAGTGAGAG TGAGACCTAAACCAGTGGCATCCATGAATCCCGATAATCAGGTGTTCAGtggagacaccgtcactctgagaTGTGACATACAGGATGAAAGTGTCTCTAGCTGGCAGTACAGCTGGTATAAAGATACTtcacacagtcctgtcagtagtgaacaggtgtacagtatcagtggtgttgaagtgacccacacaggtacatacacctgtagaggaacagagagaggaggctCACGCTCCTCACACTCCAGTGATGttattacactgactgtatcag agagaccacaggcagtactgagtgtatctccacacagctggctgactgaaggagactcagtgactctaagctgtgaggTTACAGACTCCTCTACAGACTGGACATTCAGCTGGTACACAGTTGTTCCCTACAGAGACGGATTAactggaataaataataatcgtggctatattgtgtatgtggagctcctctcagacagcagcagaggatctggaggcaaatacactctcagtcctgctgctcttaaacacacaggagtttatatgtgcagaggagagagaggagaaccagccttttacacacagtacagcaatctacagccactatggatcactg GTGAATCTCCTCCAGTCTCTCTGATCATCAATCccagcagaactcaacactttactaatgactctctctcactgagctgtgaggaccagagtaagtctactggatggacagtgagacgatacacacacagtgagagagtgttagattgttcacactggggatcagttacaggatctacatgtaacatcagcttcctctccacatcctacactggagtttactggtgtgagtctgaatctggagaaaacagtaatcctgtcaacatcacagtgcatg atggtgatgtgatcctggagagtcctgtccatcctgtgactgagggacatCCTCTGACTCTACGCTGTTTATATCACAACCCAAATCCCTCAAACCTCCGAGctgatttctataaagatggatcagttctccagaaccagactacaggagagatgatcatccaaactgtctcaaagtcagatgaaggtttctaccactgtgaacacccagagagaggagagtcactgaaaaGCTGGGTCTCAGTCAGAC tctcaGGTCCTATATCCAATGATGGAACATTAGGACTGGTTGTGGGTTTGGGATTTTTGTTCATCGCTTTTCTGATCTTAATGATGCTGCTGTGGtcctacaaaagaaaaaaag aaaaGCAGAAAACCAATCAGACATCAGAACAGAATCAGAACCAGTCAGGAGCTGAAGACTCTCAGTCAGGACACACACCACTTCAGGCTG ggAGTGCTAATATTTATGACACTGTGGATGAGTCAGCCATGAGAGGAACAG GTGAAGCTGCAGCTGAGATCAACAAAGCCATTTACACACAGGtcaagaggaaaaagaaatcaaacaggAACAATG GTGCTGAAAATGATGTGACTTATGCTGAGATTGAACTGAAACCAATGctaaaaacaaagagaataaaAG GAATAGTGCTGTTATGA
- the LOC113643288 gene encoding low affinity immunoglobulin gamma Fc region receptor II-like isoform X3: MTQFSDPVKITVRVRPKPVASMNPDNQVFSGDTVTLRCDIQDESVSSWQYSWYKDTSHSPVSSEQVYSISGVEVTHTGTYTCRGTERGGSRSSHSSDVITLTVSERPQAVLSVSPHSWLTEGDSVTLSCEVTDSSTDWTFSWYTVVPYRDGLTGINNNRGYIVYVELLSDSSRGSGGKYTLSPAALKHTGVYMCRGERGEPAFYTQYSNLQPLWITGESPPVSLIINPSRTQHFTNDSLSLSCEDQSKSTGWTVRRYTHSERVLDCSHWGSVTGSTCNISFLSTSYTGVYWCESESGENSNPVNITVHDGDVILESPVHPVTEGHPLTLRCLYHNPNPSNLRADFYKDGSVLQNQTTGEMIIQTVSKSDEGFYHCEHPERGESLKSWVSVRLSGPISNDGTLGLVVGLGFLFIAFLILMMLLWSYKRKKEKQKTNQTSEQNQNQSGAEDSQSGHTPLQAGSANIYDTVDESAMRGTGAENDVTYAEIELKPMLKTKRIKETANVGDETVYSEVQKHVK, encoded by the exons ATGACACAATTCAGTGATCCTGTCAAGATAACAGTGAGAG TGAGACCTAAACCAGTGGCATCCATGAATCCCGATAATCAGGTGTTCAGtggagacaccgtcactctgagaTGTGACATACAGGATGAAAGTGTCTCTAGCTGGCAGTACAGCTGGTATAAAGATACTtcacacagtcctgtcagtagtgaacaggtgtacagtatcagtggtgttgaagtgacccacacaggtacatacacctgtagaggaacagagagaggaggctCACGCTCCTCACACTCCAGTGATGttattacactgactgtatcag agagaccacaggcagtactgagtgtatctccacacagctggctgactgaaggagactcagtgactctaagctgtgaggTTACAGACTCCTCTACAGACTGGACATTCAGCTGGTACACAGTTGTTCCCTACAGAGACGGATTAactggaataaataataatcgtggctatattgtgtatgtggagctcctctcagacagcagcagaggatctggaggcaaatacactctcagtcctgctgctcttaaacacacaggagtttatatgtgcagaggagagagaggagaaccagccttttacacacagtacagcaatctacagccactatggatcactg GTGAATCTCCTCCAGTCTCTCTGATCATCAATCccagcagaactcaacactttactaatgactctctctcactgagctgtgaggaccagagtaagtctactggatggacagtgagacgatacacacacagtgagagagtgttagattgttcacactggggatcagttacaggatctacatgtaacatcagcttcctctccacatcctacactggagtttactggtgtgagtctgaatctggagaaaacagtaatcctgtcaacatcacagtgcatg atggtgatgtgatcctggagagtcctgtccatcctgtgactgagggacatCCTCTGACTCTACGCTGTTTATATCACAACCCAAATCCCTCAAACCTCCGAGctgatttctataaagatggatcagttctccagaaccagactacaggagagatgatcatccaaactgtctcaaagtcagatgaaggtttctaccactgtgaacacccagagagaggagagtcactgaaaaGCTGGGTCTCAGTCAGAC tctcaGGTCCTATATCCAATGATGGAACATTAGGACTGGTTGTGGGTTTGGGATTTTTGTTCATCGCTTTTCTGATCTTAATGATGCTGCTGTGGtcctacaaaagaaaaaaag aaaaGCAGAAAACCAATCAGACATCAGAACAGAATCAGAACCAGTCAGGAGCTGAAGACTCTCAGTCAGGACACACACCACTTCAGGCTG ggAGTGCTAATATTTATGACACTGTGGATGAGTCAGCCATGAGAGGAACAG GTGCTGAAAATGATGTGACTTATGCTGAGATTGAACTGAAACCAATGctaaaaacaaagagaataaaAG AGACGGCCAATGTGGGTGATGAGACTGTATACTCAGAGGTGCAGAAGCACGTGAAG TGA
- the LOC113643288 gene encoding low affinity immunoglobulin gamma Fc region receptor II-c-like isoform X1: MTQFSDPVKITVRVRPKPVASMNPDNQVFSGDTVTLRCDIQDESVSSWQYSWYKDTSHSPVSSEQVYSISGVEVTHTGTYTCRGTERGGSRSSHSSDVITLTVSERPQAVLSVSPHSWLTEGDSVTLSCEVTDSSTDWTFSWYTVVPYRDGLTGINNNRGYIVYVELLSDSSRGSGGKYTLSPAALKHTGVYMCRGERGEPAFYTQYSNLQPLWITGESPPVSLIINPSRTQHFTNDSLSLSCEDQSKSTGWTVRRYTHSERVLDCSHWGSVTGSTCNISFLSTSYTGVYWCESESGENSNPVNITVHDGDVILESPVHPVTEGHPLTLRCLYHNPNPSNLRADFYKDGSVLQNQTTGEMIIQTVSKSDEGFYHCEHPERGESLKSWVSVRRPISNDGTLGLVVGLGFLFIAFLILMMLLWSYKRKKEKQKTNQTSEQNQNQSGAEDSQSGHTPLQAGSANIYDTVDESAMRGTGEAAAEINKAIYTQVKRKKKSNRNNGAENDVTYAEIELKPMLKTKRIKETANVGDETVYSEVQKHVK; the protein is encoded by the exons ATGACACAATTCAGTGATCCTGTCAAGATAACAGTGAGAG TGAGACCTAAACCAGTGGCATCCATGAATCCCGATAATCAGGTGTTCAGtggagacaccgtcactctgagaTGTGACATACAGGATGAAAGTGTCTCTAGCTGGCAGTACAGCTGGTATAAAGATACTtcacacagtcctgtcagtagtgaacaggtgtacagtatcagtggtgttgaagtgacccacacaggtacatacacctgtagaggaacagagagaggaggctCACGCTCCTCACACTCCAGTGATGttattacactgactgtatcag agagaccacaggcagtactgagtgtatctccacacagctggctgactgaaggagactcagtgactctaagctgtgaggTTACAGACTCCTCTACAGACTGGACATTCAGCTGGTACACAGTTGTTCCCTACAGAGACGGATTAactggaataaataataatcgtggctatattgtgtatgtggagctcctctcagacagcagcagaggatctggaggcaaatacactctcagtcctgctgctcttaaacacacaggagtttatatgtgcagaggagagagaggagaaccagccttttacacacagtacagcaatctacagccactatggatcactg GTGAATCTCCTCCAGTCTCTCTGATCATCAATCccagcagaactcaacactttactaatgactctctctcactgagctgtgaggaccagagtaagtctactggatggacagtgagacgatacacacacagtgagagagtgttagattgttcacactggggatcagttacaggatctacatgtaacatcagcttcctctccacatcctacactggagtttactggtgtgagtctgaatctggagaaaacagtaatcctgtcaacatcacagtgcatg atggtgatgtgatcctggagagtcctgtccatcctgtgactgagggacatCCTCTGACTCTACGCTGTTTATATCACAACCCAAATCCCTCAAACCTCCGAGctgatttctataaagatggatcagttctccagaaccagactacaggagagatgatcatccaaactgtctcaaagtcagatgaaggtttctaccactgtgaacacccagagagaggagagtcactgaaaaGCTGGGTCTCAGTCAGAC GTCCTATATCCAATGATGGAACATTAGGACTGGTTGTGGGTTTGGGATTTTTGTTCATCGCTTTTCTGATCTTAATGATGCTGCTGTGGtcctacaaaagaaaaaaag aaaaGCAGAAAACCAATCAGACATCAGAACAGAATCAGAACCAGTCAGGAGCTGAAGACTCTCAGTCAGGACACACACCACTTCAGGCTG ggAGTGCTAATATTTATGACACTGTGGATGAGTCAGCCATGAGAGGAACAG GTGAAGCTGCAGCTGAGATCAACAAAGCCATTTACACACAGGtcaagaggaaaaagaaatcaaacaggAACAATG GTGCTGAAAATGATGTGACTTATGCTGAGATTGAACTGAAACCAATGctaaaaacaaagagaataaaAG AGACGGCCAATGTGGGTGATGAGACTGTATACTCAGAGGTGCAGAAGCACGTGAAG TGA
- the LOC113643288 gene encoding low affinity immunoglobulin gamma Fc region receptor II-like isoform X4, which produces MTQFSDPVKITVRVRPKPVASMNPDNQVFSGDTVTLRCDIQDESVSSWQYSWYKDTSHSPVSSEQVYSISGVEVTHTGTYTCRGTERGGSRSSHSSDVITLTVSERPQAVLSVSPHSWLTEGDSVTLSCEVTDSSTDWTFSWYTVVPYRDGLTGINNNRGYIVYVELLSDSSRGSGGKYTLSPAALKHTGVYMCRGERGEPAFYTQYSNLQPLWITGESPPVSLIINPSRTQHFTNDSLSLSCEDQSKSTGWTVRRYTHSERVLDCSHWGSVTGSTCNISFLSTSYTGVYWCESESGENSNPVNITVHDGDVILESPVHPVTEGHPLTLRCLYHNPNPSNLRADFYKDGSVLQNQTTGEMIIQTVSKSDEGFYHCEHPERGESLKSWVSVRQKQKTNQTSEQNQNQSGAEDSQSGHTPLQAGSANIYDTVDESAMRGTGEAAAEINKAIYTQVKRKKKSNRNNGAENDVTYAEIELKPMLKTKRIKETANVGDETVYSEVQKHVK; this is translated from the exons ATGACACAATTCAGTGATCCTGTCAAGATAACAGTGAGAG TGAGACCTAAACCAGTGGCATCCATGAATCCCGATAATCAGGTGTTCAGtggagacaccgtcactctgagaTGTGACATACAGGATGAAAGTGTCTCTAGCTGGCAGTACAGCTGGTATAAAGATACTtcacacagtcctgtcagtagtgaacaggtgtacagtatcagtggtgttgaagtgacccacacaggtacatacacctgtagaggaacagagagaggaggctCACGCTCCTCACACTCCAGTGATGttattacactgactgtatcag agagaccacaggcagtactgagtgtatctccacacagctggctgactgaaggagactcagtgactctaagctgtgaggTTACAGACTCCTCTACAGACTGGACATTCAGCTGGTACACAGTTGTTCCCTACAGAGACGGATTAactggaataaataataatcgtggctatattgtgtatgtggagctcctctcagacagcagcagaggatctggaggcaaatacactctcagtcctgctgctcttaaacacacaggagtttatatgtgcagaggagagagaggagaaccagccttttacacacagtacagcaatctacagccactatggatcactg GTGAATCTCCTCCAGTCTCTCTGATCATCAATCccagcagaactcaacactttactaatgactctctctcactgagctgtgaggaccagagtaagtctactggatggacagtgagacgatacacacacagtgagagagtgttagattgttcacactggggatcagttacaggatctacatgtaacatcagcttcctctccacatcctacactggagtttactggtgtgagtctgaatctggagaaaacagtaatcctgtcaacatcacagtgcatg atggtgatgtgatcctggagagtcctgtccatcctgtgactgagggacatCCTCTGACTCTACGCTGTTTATATCACAACCCAAATCCCTCAAACCTCCGAGctgatttctataaagatggatcagttctccagaaccagactacaggagagatgatcatccaaactgtctcaaagtcagatgaaggtttctaccactgtgaacacccagagagaggagagtcactgaaaaGCTGGGTCTCAGTCAGAC aaaaGCAGAAAACCAATCAGACATCAGAACAGAATCAGAACCAGTCAGGAGCTGAAGACTCTCAGTCAGGACACACACCACTTCAGGCTG ggAGTGCTAATATTTATGACACTGTGGATGAGTCAGCCATGAGAGGAACAG GTGAAGCTGCAGCTGAGATCAACAAAGCCATTTACACACAGGtcaagaggaaaaagaaatcaaacaggAACAATG GTGCTGAAAATGATGTGACTTATGCTGAGATTGAACTGAAACCAATGctaaaaacaaagagaataaaAG AGACGGCCAATGTGGGTGATGAGACTGTATACTCAGAGGTGCAGAAGCACGTGAAG TGA
- the LOC113643288 gene encoding Fc receptor-like protein 5 isoform X5: MTQFSDPVKITVRVRPKPVASMNPDNQVFSGDTVTLRCDIQDESVSSWQYSWYKDTSHSPVSSEQVYSISGVEVTHTGTYTCRGTERGGSRSSHSSDVITLTVSERPQAVLSVSPHSWLTEGDSVTLSCEVTDSSTDWTFSWYTVVPYRDGLTGINNNRGYIVYVELLSDSSRGSGGKYTLSPAALKHTGVYMCRGERGEPAFYTQYSNLQPLWITGESPPVSLIINPSRTQHFTNDSLSLSCEDQSKSTGWTVRRYTHSERVLDCSHWGSVTGSTCNISFLSTSYTGVYWCESESGENSNPVNITVHDGDVILESPVHPVTEGHPLTLRCLYHNPNPSNLRADFYKDGSVLQNQTTGEMIIQTVSKSDEGFYHCEHPERGESLKSWVSVRLSGPISNDGTLGLVVGLGFLFIAFLILMMLLWSYKRKKGEAAAEINKAIYTQVKRKKKSNRNNGAENDVTYAEIELKPMLKTKRIKETANVGDETVYSEVQKHVK, encoded by the exons ATGACACAATTCAGTGATCCTGTCAAGATAACAGTGAGAG TGAGACCTAAACCAGTGGCATCCATGAATCCCGATAATCAGGTGTTCAGtggagacaccgtcactctgagaTGTGACATACAGGATGAAAGTGTCTCTAGCTGGCAGTACAGCTGGTATAAAGATACTtcacacagtcctgtcagtagtgaacaggtgtacagtatcagtggtgttgaagtgacccacacaggtacatacacctgtagaggaacagagagaggaggctCACGCTCCTCACACTCCAGTGATGttattacactgactgtatcag agagaccacaggcagtactgagtgtatctccacacagctggctgactgaaggagactcagtgactctaagctgtgaggTTACAGACTCCTCTACAGACTGGACATTCAGCTGGTACACAGTTGTTCCCTACAGAGACGGATTAactggaataaataataatcgtggctatattgtgtatgtggagctcctctcagacagcagcagaggatctggaggcaaatacactctcagtcctgctgctcttaaacacacaggagtttatatgtgcagaggagagagaggagaaccagccttttacacacagtacagcaatctacagccactatggatcactg GTGAATCTCCTCCAGTCTCTCTGATCATCAATCccagcagaactcaacactttactaatgactctctctcactgagctgtgaggaccagagtaagtctactggatggacagtgagacgatacacacacagtgagagagtgttagattgttcacactggggatcagttacaggatctacatgtaacatcagcttcctctccacatcctacactggagtttactggtgtgagtctgaatctggagaaaacagtaatcctgtcaacatcacagtgcatg atggtgatgtgatcctggagagtcctgtccatcctgtgactgagggacatCCTCTGACTCTACGCTGTTTATATCACAACCCAAATCCCTCAAACCTCCGAGctgatttctataaagatggatcagttctccagaaccagactacaggagagatgatcatccaaactgtctcaaagtcagatgaaggtttctaccactgtgaacacccagagagaggagagtcactgaaaaGCTGGGTCTCAGTCAGAC tctcaGGTCCTATATCCAATGATGGAACATTAGGACTGGTTGTGGGTTTGGGATTTTTGTTCATCGCTTTTCTGATCTTAATGATGCTGCTGTGGtcctacaaaagaaaaaaag GTGAAGCTGCAGCTGAGATCAACAAAGCCATTTACACACAGGtcaagaggaaaaagaaatcaaacaggAACAATG GTGCTGAAAATGATGTGACTTATGCTGAGATTGAACTGAAACCAATGctaaaaacaaagagaataaaAG AGACGGCCAATGTGGGTGATGAGACTGTATACTCAGAGGTGCAGAAGCACGTGAAG TGA